The following coding sequences lie in one Mycobacterium sp. Z3061 genomic window:
- a CDS encoding cytochrome P450, producing MTATCANDRTYDAIDLSSPQFWATTAQERERSFAVLRAERPVSWHSPVKDTLMDDPDGPGYWAVTRRADIVAVSRNNDVFRSGKGVMFASIPEELLEASQSFLAMDPPRHTKLRKLVSAAFTPRQVRRIEQSIQANAKTIVEELREAGSGADFVEYCAKELPIRTLSDMVGIPESERQQVAHAADALVSWADPEYLAGREPLQVVFENQVYLHQVAGQLAAERRENPGEDLFSALVNAEVDGDRLSDADVAAFFVLLAVAGNDTTRQTASHALRALTDFPGEKAWLQAAFEDRIGTAVEEFVRWATPVMTFRRTAATDFELGGQQIQAGDKVVMFYASGNRDEEAFDEPGRFDLSRSPNPHLGFGGGGVHFCLGAHVARAQLRAVFGELLSQLPDIAAGEPVYVPGNFIHAIRSMPCTF from the coding sequence ATGACAGCGACGTGCGCGAACGACCGTACCTACGACGCGATCGACCTGTCCTCGCCACAGTTCTGGGCGACCACCGCGCAGGAACGGGAACGCTCGTTCGCGGTGCTGCGCGCCGAGCGTCCGGTGAGCTGGCATTCCCCGGTCAAAGACACGCTGATGGACGACCCCGACGGCCCCGGTTACTGGGCGGTCACCCGACGCGCCGACATCGTCGCGGTCAGTCGCAACAACGACGTCTTCCGGTCCGGCAAGGGGGTGATGTTCGCCAGCATCCCCGAGGAACTGCTCGAAGCGTCCCAGTCCTTCCTCGCGATGGACCCGCCGCGGCACACCAAGCTGCGCAAGCTGGTCAGCGCGGCGTTCACGCCCAGGCAGGTACGGCGTATCGAGCAGTCCATCCAGGCCAACGCCAAGACCATCGTCGAGGAGCTGCGGGAAGCCGGCAGTGGTGCCGATTTCGTCGAGTACTGCGCCAAGGAACTGCCGATCCGGACGTTGTCGGACATGGTCGGGATTCCGGAGTCCGAGCGCCAGCAGGTGGCGCACGCGGCGGATGCGCTGGTGTCCTGGGCGGACCCGGAGTATCTCGCCGGTCGCGAACCGCTGCAGGTGGTGTTCGAGAACCAGGTGTACCTGCACCAGGTCGCCGGCCAGCTGGCCGCCGAGCGCCGGGAGAACCCGGGCGAAGATCTGTTCAGCGCCCTGGTGAACGCCGAGGTCGACGGCGACCGGCTCTCCGATGCCGACGTAGCCGCATTCTTTGTGCTGCTGGCTGTGGCGGGCAACGACACCACGCGCCAGACCGCCAGCCACGCCCTGCGGGCGCTGACTGACTTTCCGGGTGAAAAGGCTTGGCTGCAAGCGGCTTTCGAGGACCGGATCGGCACCGCGGTCGAGGAGTTCGTTCGCTGGGCCACTCCGGTGATGACCTTTCGCCGCACCGCCGCAACGGATTTCGAGCTGGGCGGTCAGCAGATCCAGGCGGGGGACAAGGTGGTCATGTTCTACGCGTCCGGCAACCGGGACGAAGAGGCGTTCGACGAGCCCGGCCGTTTCGACCTGAGCCGCAGCCCCAATCCGCACCTGGGGTTCGGTGGCGGAGGCGTACACTTCTGCCTCGGCGCGCACGTCGCCCGGGCGCAGTTACGCGCCGTCTTCGGTGAACTGCTCAGCCAACTCCCCGACATCGCGGCGGGCGAACCGGTTTACGTGCCGGGCAATTTCATCCACGCGATCCGCAGCATGCCCTGCACTTTCTGA
- a CDS encoding mechanosensitive ion channel family protein, with product MNFFNSDWFYWAIGVAIGFPVCLILLTELHHILTRRGNRLARQVGVIRNWLLPLGALLLILVKASQIPAGEIPVRILTTVFGFLVLVLLLSGLNATVFEGAPEDSWRKRLPTIFLDVGRFALIGLGLAVILSVIWGVRVGGVFTALGITSVVIGLMLQNSVGQIVSGLFMLFEQPFRINDWLDTQTARGRVIEVNWRAVHIQTGGGLRIMPNSMLATTAFTNLSRPAGPHKCSINTTFATSDPPDKVCEMLTLVASALPLIMPGTTPTSVALGAGEYRTTVRVHSPADEGATQSTFVRWVWYAARRWELHLDGEDDDFSTPERVMKALRTVVASELRLTLADQQFLAPYARILRYGADEIVQYPGTVPTAMAFIVAGSVQLTVTDADGAVLPFATLTEGSFIGITALTRQPNLAGAYALEEVTALEIEREHLEKIVMDKPMLLQDLGRLIDERQNKARVTRRERAKAATAVAPGLRKPDILG from the coding sequence GTGAACTTCTTCAACTCGGATTGGTTCTACTGGGCGATCGGTGTGGCGATCGGATTTCCGGTCTGCTTGATCCTGCTGACCGAGTTGCACCACATCCTCACCCGCCGGGGTAATCGGCTGGCCCGCCAGGTCGGGGTGATCCGCAACTGGCTGTTACCGCTCGGGGCACTGTTACTGATCCTGGTGAAGGCCTCGCAGATCCCGGCGGGCGAGATCCCGGTCCGCATTCTCACCACGGTGTTCGGCTTCCTGGTGCTGGTGCTGCTGCTGTCCGGGCTCAACGCGACGGTGTTCGAAGGCGCGCCCGAAGACAGTTGGCGCAAGCGACTTCCGACCATCTTCCTGGATGTCGGCCGGTTCGCCCTGATCGGGCTCGGACTCGCGGTGATCCTGTCCGTGATCTGGGGCGTGCGGGTCGGCGGGGTGTTCACCGCCTTGGGCATCACGTCGGTGGTGATCGGCCTGATGTTGCAGAATTCCGTCGGCCAGATCGTGTCCGGCCTGTTCATGCTCTTCGAGCAACCGTTCCGGATCAACGACTGGCTGGACACGCAGACCGCCCGGGGGCGCGTCATCGAGGTGAACTGGCGGGCCGTGCACATCCAGACCGGCGGCGGCCTGCGGATCATGCCGAACTCAATGCTGGCGACCACCGCGTTCACCAATCTCAGCCGCCCGGCCGGCCCGCACAAGTGCTCGATCAACACCACGTTCGCGACGTCGGACCCGCCCGACAAGGTATGTGAGATGTTGACCCTGGTGGCCAGCGCACTTCCGCTGATCATGCCGGGGACCACACCGACCTCGGTTGCGCTGGGCGCCGGGGAGTACCGCACCACCGTCCGGGTCCACTCTCCGGCCGACGAGGGCGCGACCCAGTCCACGTTCGTGCGCTGGGTCTGGTACGCCGCGCGTCGCTGGGAACTGCATCTGGACGGCGAGGACGACGACTTCTCGACACCGGAGCGCGTCATGAAAGCGCTGCGCACCGTCGTGGCGTCCGAACTGCGGCTGACGCTCGCCGACCAGCAGTTTCTGGCCCCGTACGCCAGAATCCTGCGGTACGGCGCCGACGAGATCGTGCAATACCCGGGCACGGTGCCTACCGCGATGGCGTTCATCGTGGCCGGCAGCGTGCAATTGACGGTGACCGACGCGGATGGCGCCGTGCTGCCCTTCGCCACCCTCACCGAGGGCTCGTTCATCGGGATCACCGCGCTGACCAGGCAGCCGAACCTGGCCGGCGCCTATGCGCTCGAGGAAGTGACCGCGCTGGAAATCGAGCGCGAGCATCTGGAGAAGATCGTGATGGACAAGCCGATGCTGCTGCAGGATCTGGGCCGGCTGATCGACGAGCGGCAGAACAAGGCGCGAGTGACCCGCCGGGAACGCGCCAAAGCGGCGACCGCGGTCGCGCCCGGTCTGCGAAAGCCCGATATCCTGGGGTAA
- a CDS encoding NAD-dependent protein deacetylase produces the protein MESPELIALLSGRRIAVLTGAGLSTDSGIPDYRGPDSPPSNPMTIRQFTSDPVFRQRYWARNHLGWRHMDNTQPNAGHRALAALERAGVVNGVITQNVDLLHTKAGSNNVINLHGTYARVACLSCGHRMSRAALAEQLEALNPGFIERSEAVGGLAVAPDADAVVADTASFRYVDCPHCGGMLKPDIVYFGESVPKDIVEQAYSMVDQAQALLVAGSSLTVFSGYRFVRHAAANNIPVAIVNRGRTRGDDLAGVTVDGGCSEILTLLAGELVVSAPF, from the coding sequence GTGGAATCTCCCGAACTCATCGCGCTGCTGTCCGGCCGCCGGATCGCGGTGCTGACGGGCGCGGGCCTTTCCACGGACTCGGGCATACCCGATTACCGCGGGCCTGACTCCCCGCCGAGCAACCCGATGACGATCCGGCAGTTCACGTCGGACCCGGTATTCCGGCAGCGTTACTGGGCGCGCAACCATCTGGGCTGGCGGCACATGGACAACACGCAACCCAACGCCGGACACCGGGCGCTGGCCGCGCTGGAACGTGCCGGAGTGGTCAACGGGGTCATCACCCAGAATGTCGACCTGCTGCACACCAAGGCCGGCAGTAACAACGTCATCAATCTGCACGGCACCTACGCCCGGGTGGCCTGCCTGAGTTGTGGCCACCGCATGAGTCGCGCCGCGCTGGCAGAACAGCTCGAAGCGCTCAACCCCGGATTCATCGAGCGTTCCGAAGCTGTCGGCGGACTGGCGGTGGCCCCGGATGCGGACGCCGTCGTCGCCGATACCGCCTCCTTCCGCTACGTCGACTGCCCGCACTGCGGCGGCATGCTCAAGCCCGACATCGTCTACTTCGGCGAGAGCGTTCCCAAAGACATTGTCGAGCAGGCTTATTCAATGGTCGATCAGGCACAGGCGCTGCTGGTGGCAGGGTCGTCGCTGACGGTGTTCTCCGGTTACCGCTTCGTGCGCCACGCCGCGGCCAACAACATCCCGGTGGCCATCGTCAACCGCGGCCGCACCCGCGGTGACGACCTGGCCGGCGTGACGGTCGACGGTGGTTGTTCCGAGATACTGACGCTGCTTGCCGGCGAGCTGGTGGTCAGCGCGCCCTTCTGA
- a CDS encoding adenylate/guanylate cyclase domain-containing protein, whose amino-acid sequence MTSGEPTESEAEAQSAPGKKRVHRILPRIRFKISIQSKILVALLLSSILSIAVIGYIGAISGRNALREVESERLIELRESQKRQIEALFREVTNSLIVYSGGFSIDQAVLALTAGFNQLNNATISGPQQQALANYYQDQMIKPIERVTGEELDLNALLPKTNAEKYLQANYTAATKPNTDPPVDPGDGSAWSAANVRFDFYMRSIVSRFNYRDALLFDMDGNVVYTVDKGPDLGTNILTGPYRESNLREAYLKALRSNDVEFVWITDFEPYQPQLDVPTAWVVSPIGLDGRFDGVMALPVPIAKINYIMTANKQWQAAGMGAATETYLAGPDGLMRSDSRLFLEDPKEYRREVIAAGTAPDVADRAIRLGGTTLVQPVRSAGLKAAQRGETGVTIGTDYTGNKELEAYAPLNIPNSDLQWSVLATRDDSDAFARIGRFTKALAVAVAAMVFVISVAAMVIAQAAVRPLRRLEKGAQKISSGDYEVNIPITSRDEIGDLTGAFNEMSRNLAIKEELLNEQRRENDRLLLALMPESVAQRYREGEGTISQQHQDVAIIYADIVGLDEISSEVAGDELVGIVDDLFRQFDSAAEALGVERIRTFHNGYLASCGVVTPRLDSIHRSVEFALEMRRIIERFNNQSRHVLRLRVGINTGNVISGLVGKSGLVFDMWGAAVSLAYQMQSGSPQPGIYVASQVYEAMRDTRQFTPAGTISVGGAEQAIYRLAER is encoded by the coding sequence TTGACGTCGGGTGAGCCAACAGAATCCGAAGCGGAGGCGCAGAGCGCTCCGGGGAAGAAGCGTGTCCACCGCATCCTGCCCCGGATCCGCTTCAAGATCAGCATCCAGTCCAAGATCCTGGTCGCGCTGCTGTTGTCGAGCATCTTGTCCATCGCTGTCATCGGGTACATCGGTGCCATCTCCGGGCGCAATGCCCTGCGCGAAGTCGAGTCCGAGCGACTGATCGAGTTGCGCGAGTCCCAGAAGCGGCAGATCGAGGCGTTGTTCCGCGAGGTGACGAACTCACTGATCGTCTACAGCGGCGGCTTCAGCATCGACCAGGCCGTGCTCGCGCTGACCGCCGGATTCAATCAACTGAACAACGCGACGATCAGCGGCCCGCAACAACAGGCGCTGGCCAACTACTACCAAGACCAGATGATCAAGCCCATTGAACGGGTGACGGGTGAAGAACTCGATCTCAACGCTCTGCTGCCGAAAACCAACGCCGAGAAGTACCTTCAGGCCAATTACACCGCCGCAACGAAGCCCAATACCGACCCGCCGGTGGATCCCGGTGACGGCAGCGCCTGGTCGGCCGCCAATGTTCGCTTCGATTTCTACATGCGCAGCATCGTCAGCCGTTTCAACTACCGGGACGCCCTGCTGTTCGACATGGACGGCAATGTCGTCTACACCGTGGACAAAGGGCCTGACCTCGGCACCAACATCCTGACCGGACCGTATCGCGAATCGAATCTGCGCGAAGCGTACCTGAAAGCGTTGCGCTCCAACGACGTTGAGTTCGTCTGGATCACGGACTTCGAGCCGTATCAGCCTCAGCTCGACGTGCCGACCGCGTGGGTGGTGTCGCCGATCGGCCTGGATGGCAGATTCGACGGCGTCATGGCACTGCCGGTCCCGATCGCCAAGATCAACTACATCATGACCGCCAACAAGCAGTGGCAGGCCGCCGGCATGGGGGCGGCGACCGAAACCTACCTCGCCGGTCCCGACGGTTTGATGCGTTCTGACTCAAGGCTTTTTCTGGAGGACCCGAAGGAATACCGGCGTGAGGTGATCGCGGCCGGCACCGCACCCGACGTCGCGGACCGAGCCATTCGACTGGGCGGTACGACGTTGGTGCAGCCGGTGCGCAGCGCCGGTCTGAAGGCAGCGCAGCGTGGTGAGACCGGGGTGACGATCGGCACCGACTACACCGGCAACAAAGAACTGGAGGCCTACGCGCCGCTTAACATCCCGAATTCCGATCTGCAGTGGTCGGTTCTGGCGACCCGCGACGACTCGGATGCCTTCGCGCGGATCGGGCGGTTCACCAAAGCGCTTGCGGTCGCCGTCGCGGCGATGGTCTTCGTTATCTCCGTGGCGGCCATGGTCATCGCCCAGGCGGCGGTGCGACCGTTGCGCCGCCTCGAGAAAGGCGCGCAGAAGATCAGTTCCGGGGACTACGAGGTCAACATCCCGATCACCTCGCGTGATGAAATCGGTGATCTCACGGGTGCTTTCAACGAGATGAGCCGGAACCTGGCGATCAAGGAAGAGCTGCTCAACGAGCAGCGCCGGGAAAACGACCGACTCCTGCTGGCGTTGATGCCGGAGTCCGTGGCGCAGCGGTACCGCGAGGGCGAGGGCACCATCTCCCAGCAGCACCAGGACGTCGCGATCATCTACGCCGACATCGTCGGACTCGACGAGATCTCGAGCGAAGTCGCGGGCGACGAACTGGTCGGCATCGTCGACGACCTGTTCCGCCAGTTCGATTCTGCAGCCGAAGCCCTTGGCGTGGAACGGATTCGCACCTTCCACAACGGTTACCTGGCCAGCTGCGGGGTCGTCACACCGCGCCTGGACAGCATTCACCGCAGCGTGGAGTTCGCCCTGGAGATGCGCCGCATCATCGAGCGCTTCAACAACCAGAGCCGGCATGTGCTGCGGCTGCGGGTGGGTATCAACACCGGCAATGTGATCAGTGGACTGGTGGGCAAGTCCGGACTCGTCTTCGACATGTGGGGCGCCGCCGTCAGCCTCGCGTACCAGATGCAAAGTGGCTCACCGCAACCCGGCATCTACGTGGCCTCCCAGGTGTATGAGGCGATGCGCGACACGCGCCAGTTCACGCCCGCCGGCACGATATCCGTAGGCGGAGCCGAGCAGGCCATTTACCGGTTGGCGGAGCGGTAG
- a CDS encoding HNH endonuclease signature motif containing protein has protein sequence MASSSREEIVQVFNALDAAVDRLCDLTFDALTTPEFLRGMERLEKVHRRMRTPQHTLINHLKAQATEEELGAKLPAALAERLRITKADANRRIAEADDLGQRRALTGEPLAPLLNATAAAQRQGLVGDAHIKVIRDFIAHLPSTVDVGTWEAAEKDLAGKACDFRPDQVAKYAHELMALLHPDGDYTEDERARKRGLILGPQQYDGMSRLSGLITPELRALLEAAWAKLAAPGAGVPDGDTDTRSQPQRNHDAMVTAIRELFASGELGTHNGLPVSIIVTTSLKDLEAGAGRARTGGGTRIPLPTLIGWAATAHHYLAIFDGAKPLALFHAKRFANLAQRLMLLAKDGGCTRPGCDTPGYHSEAHHLSGWTNTYVTDIHDLTLACGIDNRLAEKGWTTRKNAKSDTEWLPPAHLDHGQPRINTFHHPEKLFAPDDDEPA, from the coding sequence ATGGCATCGAGTTCGCGTGAGGAGATCGTGCAGGTCTTCAACGCACTCGACGCCGCCGTTGATCGCCTGTGCGACTTGACGTTCGACGCGTTGACCACCCCGGAGTTCCTGCGCGGTATGGAGCGCCTGGAAAAGGTGCACCGCCGGATGCGCACACCACAGCACACGTTGATCAACCACCTCAAAGCCCAAGCCACCGAGGAAGAACTCGGCGCCAAACTCCCCGCCGCACTGGCCGAGCGGCTGCGGATCACCAAAGCCGACGCCAACCGGCGCATCGCCGAGGCCGACGACCTCGGCCAGCGCCGGGCACTGACGGGGGAGCCGTTGGCGCCGCTGCTGAACGCCACCGCCGCCGCCCAGCGCCAGGGCCTGGTCGGGGATGCCCACATCAAGGTGATCCGCGACTTCATCGCCCATCTGCCCAGCACGGTGGATGTCGGCACCTGGGAGGCCGCCGAGAAAGACCTGGCCGGCAAAGCGTGTGACTTCCGCCCCGACCAGGTCGCCAAATACGCCCACGAGCTGATGGCGCTGCTGCACCCCGACGGCGACTACACCGAGGACGAACGCGCCCGCAAACGTGGCCTCATCCTGGGCCCCCAGCAGTACGACGGCATGTCCCGGCTCAGCGGCCTGATCACCCCCGAACTACGGGCACTGCTCGAAGCCGCCTGGGCCAAACTCGCCGCCCCCGGCGCCGGCGTCCCGGACGGGGACACCGACACCCGCAGCCAACCCCAACGCAACCACGACGCCATGGTCACCGCGATCCGGGAACTGTTCGCCTCCGGCGAGTTGGGCACCCACAACGGCCTACCCGTCAGCATCATCGTCACGACCAGTTTGAAAGACCTTGAGGCCGGGGCCGGCCGAGCCCGCACTGGCGGCGGCACCCGCATCCCGCTGCCCACCCTGATCGGCTGGGCCGCTACCGCCCACCACTACCTGGCGATCTTCGACGGCGCCAAGCCGCTGGCCCTGTTCCACGCCAAGCGCTTCGCCAACCTCGCCCAGCGACTGATGCTGCTGGCCAAAGACGGCGGCTGCACCCGCCCCGGCTGCGACACCCCCGGCTACCACTCCGAGGCGCATCACCTCTCGGGCTGGACGAATACCTATGTCACCGACATCCACGACCTCACCCTGGCCTGCGGCATTGATAATCGCCTCGCCGAAAAAGGCTGGACCACCCGCAAAAACGCCAAAAGCGACACCGAATGGCTCCCACCCGCCCATCTGGATCACGGCCAACCGCGAATCAACACCTTCCACCACCCGGAAAAGCTGTTCGCCCCCGATGATGACGAACCCGCTTGA
- a CDS encoding ribokinase, whose translation MSERVCVVGSINWDLTLDVADLPRPGETVLASALAYAPGGKGGNQAVAAARAGACVRFVGAVGDDPAGDRLIQHLRAAAVDVDAVVRRHGPSGTAIIVVDAGGENTIVVAPGANSALSVSPTSIADCDVFLTQLEIPVPTALTAARQARSAGAVVMVNASPAGQDEEAMAELAGVADVVIANEHEARLWPWRSEHFVVTLGARGARYLGVDGEFEVPAPAVAAVDTTGAGDVFAGVLAASWPAGSGSADGRRKALRRACAAGALATLVRGAGDCAPDAAAIDAAVTRLSHQ comes from the coding sequence ATGTCCGAGCGGGTTTGTGTGGTGGGCAGCATCAACTGGGATCTGACGCTCGACGTCGCGGATCTGCCGCGTCCGGGCGAGACGGTGCTGGCGTCTGCCCTGGCCTACGCGCCCGGCGGCAAAGGGGGCAATCAGGCGGTGGCAGCGGCGCGCGCCGGTGCGTGCGTGCGGTTCGTCGGTGCCGTCGGTGACGATCCGGCCGGTGATCGGTTGATCCAACACCTGCGCGCGGCGGCCGTCGACGTGGACGCCGTCGTCCGTCGGCACGGGCCCAGTGGGACGGCGATCATCGTGGTGGACGCCGGTGGGGAAAACACCATCGTGGTGGCTCCGGGTGCGAACTCAGCGCTCTCGGTGTCGCCGACTTCGATCGCGGACTGCGATGTCTTCTTGACGCAGTTGGAGATTCCGGTGCCGACGGCATTGACGGCCGCGCGCCAGGCGCGGTCGGCCGGTGCCGTCGTGATGGTCAATGCGTCGCCCGCCGGGCAGGACGAAGAGGCGATGGCCGAACTGGCCGGCGTTGCCGATGTGGTGATCGCGAACGAGCACGAGGCTCGTCTTTGGCCTTGGCGGAGTGAGCATTTCGTGGTCACGCTGGGTGCACGCGGTGCCCGCTACCTGGGTGTCGACGGCGAGTTCGAGGTACCTGCCCCGGCCGTCGCGGCGGTCGACACCACCGGCGCGGGCGACGTATTCGCGGGTGTTCTGGCCGCGAGTTGGCCGGCTGGTTCGGGATCTGCCGACGGACGTCGCAAGGCGTTGCGGCGGGCATGTGCGGCAGGTGCGTTGGCGACGCTGGTGCGCGGTGCGGGTGATTGCGCACCGGACGCCGCTGCGATCGACGCGGCTGTTACTCGTCTGTCACATCAGTAA
- a CDS encoding TetR/AcrR family transcriptional regulator, with the protein MPSVTRKPQARQDRRQRREHMESRLLDATERLMRDGASFTELSVDRLAGEAGISRASFYIYFEDKGHLLRRLAAAVFDDLAAAGDRWWSVADRRDPEDLRAAIAGIVASYRRHQPVLTALSEMAGYDPSTAQTYRDLLTAISQRVHRVIDTGQADGSIRPGIPAAATASALTLMVERACQLNLPVQPPDDDATLIDTLVQIVWAALYLKTTQ; encoded by the coding sequence ATGCCGTCGGTCACCCGTAAGCCACAGGCGCGCCAGGACCGCCGGCAGCGGCGCGAACACATGGAGAGCCGGCTGCTGGACGCCACGGAACGGCTGATGCGCGACGGCGCCAGCTTCACCGAACTCAGCGTCGATCGCCTGGCCGGTGAGGCCGGCATCTCCCGGGCCAGCTTCTACATCTACTTCGAGGACAAGGGCCACCTACTGCGCCGCCTGGCGGCCGCGGTGTTCGACGACCTGGCCGCCGCCGGCGATCGGTGGTGGTCAGTGGCCGACCGGCGCGACCCCGAGGACCTCAGGGCGGCGATCGCCGGCATCGTCGCCAGCTATCGCCGCCACCAGCCGGTGCTCACCGCGCTCAGCGAAATGGCCGGCTATGACCCCTCGACCGCACAGACCTACCGCGACCTGCTGACCGCGATATCGCAGCGCGTGCACCGCGTCATCGACACCGGCCAGGCCGACGGCTCGATCCGGCCCGGGATCCCGGCCGCTGCCACCGCCAGCGCGCTGACTTTGATGGTGGAACGGGCCTGCCAGCTGAATCTGCCGGTGCAACCGCCGGACGACGACGCCACACTTATCGACACGTTGGTCCAAATAGTTTGGGCTGCACTGTATCTCAAGACCACCCAGTGA
- a CDS encoding NAD(+) synthase — protein MSFYSAYRHGFVRVAACTHHTSIADPAANAASVLGLARECHDDGVALAVFPELTLCGYSIEDILLQDALLDAVEEALHEVVTASADLLPVLVVGAPLRHLHRIYNTAVVIHRGVVLGVVPKSYLPTYREFYEYRQIAPGDGERGSIRIAGEDVPFGPDLLFTAVDLPDFVLHVEICEDMFVPVPPSAEAALAGATVLANLSGSPITIGRAEDRCLLARSASARCLAAYVYAAAGAGESTTDLAWDGQTMIYENGTELASSERFPMGERRSVADVDTGRLRSERLRMGTFDDNRRHHRAVTDTFRRIEFRVDPPDGDIGLLRDIERFPFVPSNRERLEQDCYEAYNIQVAGLEQRLRALDYPKVVIGVSGGLDSTHALIVAAKAMDREGRPRSDILGFTLPGFATGDHTKSNAVKLGEALGITFEEIDITETAKRMFEEIGHPFARGEKVYDVTFENVQAGLRTDYLFRLANQRGGIVLGTGDLSELALGWSTYGVGDQMSHYNVNGGVPKTLIQHLIRWVISSGQFEKDVTDVLQSVVDTEITPELVPAGEEEELQSSEAKVGPYALQDFSLYQVLRHGFQPSKIAFLAWHAWSDPDRGEWPPGFPESNRPKYSLSEIRHWLQVFVQRFYSFSQFKRSALPNGPKVSHGGSLSPRGDWRAPSDMSARIWLEEIEREVPEG, from the coding sequence ATGAGCTTTTACTCCGCATACCGACACGGGTTCGTGCGCGTTGCTGCGTGCACGCACCACACCTCGATCGCCGACCCGGCCGCCAATGCCGCGTCGGTTCTCGGGTTGGCGCGCGAGTGCCATGACGACGGCGTGGCGCTGGCTGTTTTCCCGGAACTCACACTGTGCGGATATTCCATCGAGGACATCCTGCTGCAGGATGCCCTGCTCGACGCCGTGGAAGAGGCGCTGCATGAGGTCGTGACGGCGTCTGCCGACCTGCTTCCGGTGCTCGTTGTCGGCGCGCCGCTGCGGCACCTGCACCGTATCTACAACACCGCGGTCGTCATCCATCGCGGCGTGGTGCTCGGGGTGGTGCCCAAGTCCTATCTGCCGACCTATCGGGAGTTCTACGAGTACCGCCAAATCGCACCGGGAGACGGTGAGCGGGGCAGTATCCGGATCGCGGGTGAGGACGTTCCGTTCGGTCCCGACCTGTTGTTCACCGCGGTGGACCTACCCGACTTCGTGCTACACGTCGAGATCTGCGAGGACATGTTCGTGCCGGTGCCGCCCAGCGCCGAGGCGGCCCTGGCGGGGGCCACCGTGCTGGCGAACCTTTCCGGCAGCCCGATCACCATCGGCAGGGCAGAAGACCGCTGCCTGCTCGCCCGCTCGGCGTCGGCTCGATGCCTGGCCGCCTACGTGTATGCGGCCGCGGGAGCGGGTGAGTCGACGACCGACCTGGCGTGGGACGGTCAGACCATGATCTATGAGAACGGCACCGAGCTGGCGTCGTCGGAACGTTTCCCGATGGGCGAGCGCCGTTCGGTCGCCGACGTCGATACCGGGCGGCTGCGTTCGGAGCGGCTTCGGATGGGCACGTTCGACGACAATCGGCGCCACCATCGAGCGGTCACGGACACATTCCGGCGCATCGAATTCCGCGTCGACCCGCCCGACGGTGACATCGGTCTGCTGCGCGACATCGAACGCTTCCCGTTCGTGCCGTCCAATCGCGAACGGCTGGAACAGGATTGCTACGAGGCCTACAACATTCAGGTCGCCGGGCTGGAGCAGCGGCTGCGGGCGCTGGATTATCCGAAGGTGGTCATCGGTGTCTCCGGGGGCCTGGATTCGACGCACGCGTTGATCGTCGCGGCCAAGGCGATGGACCGGGAGGGCCGGCCGCGCAGCGACATCCTGGGTTTCACCCTGCCGGGCTTCGCCACCGGGGACCACACCAAGAGCAACGCCGTCAAGTTGGGTGAGGCACTGGGTATCACCTTCGAGGAAATCGATATCACCGAGACCGCCAAGCGCATGTTCGAGGAGATCGGCCATCCTTTTGCGCGTGGCGAGAAGGTCTACGACGTGACCTTTGAAAATGTGCAGGCCGGCCTGCGCACGGATTACCTGTTCCGGTTGGCCAACCAGCGGGGCGGCATCGTGCTGGGCACCGGAGACCTCTCGGAGCTCGCGCTGGGCTGGTCGACATACGGTGTCGGCGACCAGATGTCGCATTACAACGTCAACGGCGGCGTGCCCAAGACACTCATTCAGCACCTGATTCGGTGGGTCATCTCCTCGGGCCAGTTCGAAAAGGACGTCACCGATGTGCTGCAGTCGGTGGTGGACACCGAGATCACCCCTGAGCTGGTCCCGGCCGGAGAGGAAGAGGAACTGCAGAGCAGTGAGGCCAAGGTCGGTCCCTATGCGCTGCAGGACTTTTCGCTGTACCAGGTGTTGCGTCACGGCTTCCAGCCGTCCAAGATCGCGTTCCTCGCGTGGCATGCATGGAGTGACCCGGACCGCGGCGAGTGGCCGCCCGGCTTCCCCGAAAGCAACCGTCCGAAGTATTCGCTGTCGGAGATCCGGCATTGGCTGCAGGTCTTCGTGCAGCGGTTCTACTCGTTCAGCCAGTTCAAGCGCTCCGCATTGCCCAACGGCCCCAAGGTTTCTCACGGTGGCTCGCTCTCGCCGCGCGGAGACTGGCGGGCGCCCTCGGACATGTCCGCGCGGATATGGCTCGAAGAGATCGAGCGTGAGGTGCCCGAAGGCTGA